From Triticum aestivum cultivar Chinese Spring chromosome 4A, IWGSC CS RefSeq v2.1, whole genome shotgun sequence, a single genomic window includes:
- the LOC123083185 gene encoding NAC domain-containing protein 66-like, with protein sequence MSISVNGQSVVPPGFRFHPTEEELLTYYLAKKVASQRIDLDVIPDVDLNKLEPWDIQERCRIGTGPQNDWYLFSHKDKKYPTGTRTNRATAAGFWKATGRDKAIYSAAGSGLIGMRKTLVFYKGRAPHGHKSDWIMHEYRLDAAAATPGNNPANPAAGNANYYSVSSSPMRGVAGDQSSAQEDGWVICRVFKKKNIVVQQQAGQNGGGAAASNKLVVAGAMERSRSNCSPMVTTASDHAKVTQMQQHHDALDHILNQYMHGRSSMTACKQETKPTNPSSPALDQLINSACHNGNSTLYEKFMKLPPLEHVVPGGLLPPPTKYGCDWYTLDRLAAYELNGLSDPASAKTMKDMSIVDELGSTTAYSGGDTLQASSGTGDGDLWSLARSASSLHADLTITCFNAVGC encoded by the exons ATGAGTATCTCAGTGAACGGGCAGTCGGTGGTGCCGCCGGGGTTCCGGTTCCACCCGACAGAGGAGGAGTTGCTCACCTACTACCTCGCCAAGAAGGTGGCCTCCCAGCGCATCGACCTCGACGTCATCCCCGACGTCGACCTCAACAAGCTCGAGCCATGGGACATCCAAG AGCGGTGCAGGATCGGCACTGGCCCGCAGAACGACTGGTACTTGTTCAGCCACAAGGACAAGAAGTACCCCACGGGGACGCGCACCAACCGCGCCACCGCTGCCGGGTTCTGGAAGGCCACCGGCCGGGACAAGGCCATCTACTCCGCCGCCGGCTCCGGCCTAATCGGCATGCGCAAGACGCTCGTCTTCTACAAGGGCCGCGCCCCGCACGGCCACAAGTCCGACTGGATCATGCACGAGtaccgcctcgacgccgccgccgcaaccCCGGGCAACAACCCAGCCAACCCAGCCGCCGGCAACGCCAACTACTACTCCGTCTCCTCATCCCCG ATGCGCGGCGTGGCCGGGGACCAGTCGTCGGCGCAGGAGGACGGGTGGGTCATCTGCagggtgttcaagaagaagaacATCGTCGTGCAGCAGCAAGCTGGTCAGAACGGCGGCGGTGCCGCGGCGTCCAACAAGCTGGTCGTTGCTGGTGCCATGGAGCGCAGCCGGAGCAACTGCTCGCCGATGGTGACCACCGCTAGCGACCACGCCAAGGTGACCCAGATGCAGCAGCATCACGACGCGCTCGACCACATCCTCAACCAGTACATGCATGGCCGCTCGTCCATGACGGCGTGCAAGCAGGAGACCAAGCCCACCAACCCATCATCGCCAGCGCTGGACCAACTAATCAACAGCGCGTGCCATAACGGCAACAGCACCCTATACGAAAAGTTCATGAAGCTCCCGCCGCTCGAGCACGTCGTCCCCGGCGGCCTCCTGCCGCCGCCGACCAAGTACGGCTGCGACTGGTATACTCTCGACCGGCTCGCCGCCTACGAGCTCAACGGCCTCTCCGACCCTGCGTCGGCCAAGACGATGAAGGACATGTCCATCGTGGACGAGCTTGGTAGCACCACGGCTTACTCTGGCGGCGACACGCTACAGGCTTCCTCTGGCACGGGTGACGGCGACCTGTGGAGCCTGGCGCGGTCGGCGTCATCACTACACGCCGACTTGACGATAACATGTTTTAACGCCGTCGGATGCTGA